From Actinoplanes oblitus, a single genomic window includes:
- a CDS encoding class I SAM-dependent methyltransferase: protein MDETKLMEFVHTFVGDLGATIAAGGVVLGDRLGLYRGLAAGAALPEELAERTGTAPRYVEEWLRGQAAGGYVTYDPAGGRYSLTEEQAFALTDPDGPIFAPGAFQLALGALRAQSRIEEAFRTGRGVGWHQHDDDVFSGCERFFRPGYSASLVTDWLPALDGVVAGLQRGVRVADVGCGHGASTVLMASAYPASVFTGSDLHAGSIDQARKRVADAGLDSRVRFEAAGAQTFTGGPYDLVTTFDALHDMGDPLGAARHVRSQLTPDGTWMIVEPAAGDTVEANLNPVGRVYYSFSAYLCVPNALSQEGGYSLGAQAGEEPIRRLAADAGFTRFRRAAETPFNIVYEARP, encoded by the coding sequence ATGGATGAGACCAAGTTGATGGAGTTCGTGCACACGTTCGTCGGCGACCTGGGCGCCACGATCGCCGCCGGTGGGGTGGTGCTCGGCGACCGGCTCGGCCTGTACCGGGGGCTGGCCGCCGGTGCGGCGCTGCCCGAGGAACTGGCCGAGCGGACCGGGACCGCGCCGCGCTACGTCGAGGAGTGGCTGCGCGGCCAGGCGGCCGGTGGCTACGTCACCTACGACCCGGCCGGCGGGCGGTACTCGCTCACCGAGGAGCAGGCGTTTGCCCTCACCGACCCGGACGGCCCGATCTTCGCGCCCGGCGCGTTCCAGCTCGCGCTCGGCGCGTTGCGCGCCCAGAGCCGGATCGAGGAGGCGTTCCGCACCGGGCGGGGAGTGGGCTGGCACCAGCACGACGACGACGTGTTCAGCGGCTGCGAACGGTTCTTCCGGCCCGGATACAGCGCCAGCCTGGTCACCGACTGGCTGCCCGCGCTCGACGGCGTCGTCGCCGGTCTCCAGCGGGGGGTGCGCGTCGCGGACGTCGGCTGCGGGCACGGCGCCTCGACCGTCCTGATGGCCAGCGCCTACCCGGCCTCCGTCTTCACCGGGTCCGACCTGCACGCCGGCTCGATCGACCAGGCGCGCAAGCGGGTCGCCGACGCCGGCCTGGACTCCCGGGTCCGGTTCGAGGCGGCCGGCGCGCAGACCTTCACCGGCGGGCCGTACGACCTGGTCACCACGTTCGACGCGCTGCACGACATGGGCGACCCGCTGGGCGCGGCCCGGCACGTGCGGTCCCAGCTCACCCCGGACGGCACCTGGATGATCGTGGAGCCGGCCGCCGGGGACACCGTCGAGGCCAACCTCAACCCGGTCGGGCGGGTCTACTACTCGTTCTCCGCCTACCTCTGCGTGCCGAACGCGCTCTCCCAGGAGGGCGGGTACTCGCTGGGCGCGCAGGCCGGCGAGGAACCGATCCGGCGGCTGGCCGCGGACGCCGGGTTCACCAGGTTCCGCCGGGCGGCGGAGACCCCGTTCAACATCGTGTACGAGGCCCGGCCGTGA